The proteins below are encoded in one region of Winogradskyella helgolandensis:
- a CDS encoding SsrA-binding protein — MKNKIFKLLAQLNKAILPSYSKKQLDLSKASKLQLAIIGWRVYVTKNALG, encoded by the coding sequence ATGAAAAACAAAATCTTTAAACTTCTGGCTCAGCTTAACAAAGCCATACTTCCATCTTACTCAAAAAAACAATTAGACCTCAGCAAAGCTTCTAAACTACAACTTGCTATCATCGGTTGGCGTGTTTATGTGACTAAGAATGCGCTTGGGTAA